In one Chryseobacterium camelliae genomic region, the following are encoded:
- the rplC gene encoding 50S ribosomal protein L3 produces MSGIIGKKIGMTSLFNEEGKNIPCTVIQAGPCSILQVRTLEVDGYSAVQLGFDDKSEKNVGKALAGHFKKAGSAPKAKLVEFHDGFAEAKVGEEVKVDLFIEGEYVDVTGTSKGKGFQGVVKRHGFGGVMQATHGQHNRLRAPGSIGAGSDPSRVFKGMRMAGRMGGKQVTVQNLQVLKVDQEQNLLVVKGAVPGAKNSYVIIRKWN; encoded by the coding sequence ATGTCAGGTATTATTGGTAAAAAAATCGGTATGACATCTTTGTTTAACGAAGAAGGGAAAAACATTCCTTGTACAGTTATTCAAGCAGGTCCGTGCTCGATTTTACAGGTCAGAACCTTAGAAGTTGACGGTTATTCAGCTGTTCAATTAGGTTTCGATGACAAGAGTGAGAAGAACGTTGGTAAAGCGTTAGCTGGTCATTTCAAAAAGGCTGGTTCTGCTCCTAAAGCTAAATTAGTAGAATTCCACGACGGATTTGCTGAAGCAAAAGTAGGAGAGGAAGTAAAAGTTGATCTATTCATCGAAGGTGAGTATGTAGATGTAACGGGTACTTCTAAAGGTAAAGGTTTCCAAGGTGTTGTTAAAAGACACGGATTTGGAGGTGTAATGCAGGCAACTCATGGTCAGCACAACAGACTTAGAGCTCCAGGTTCTATCGGTGCTGGATCTGACCCTTCAAGAGTATTCAAAGGGATGAGAATGGCTGGAAGAATGGGAGGTAAGCAGGTAACTGTTCAAAACCTTCAAGTATTAAAAGTGGATCAAGAACAAAATCTTTTAGTAGTAAAAGGTGCTGTTCCGGGAGCTAAAAATTCTTATGTAATTATCAGAAAATGGAACTAG
- the rplD gene encoding 50S ribosomal protein L4 translates to MELVVLNTSGKETGRKVTLDETVFGIEPNQHAVYLEVKQYLAAQRQGTHKAKERSEITASTKKLKKQKGSGSARYGDIKSPTFRGGGRVFGPKPRDYRFKLNKALKRLAKKSVLSQKMRDNSIKVLEDMSFAAPKTKDFINVLSALELNGKKSLFVLPEANKNVYLSSRNLPKTKVMNFNEISSYDLVNAGEIIFFEGAVEKFQENLKK, encoded by the coding sequence ATGGAACTAGTAGTATTAAATACATCAGGAAAAGAGACCGGAAGAAAAGTAACTCTAGACGAAACAGTATTCGGAATTGAGCCAAATCAGCACGCGGTTTACTTAGAAGTTAAACAGTACCTTGCTGCACAAAGACAAGGAACTCATAAAGCAAAAGAAAGAAGCGAAATTACGGCTTCTACTAAAAAACTTAAGAAGCAAAAAGGATCTGGATCTGCTAGATATGGTGATATTAAATCTCCAACTTTCAGAGGTGGAGGTAGAGTATTCGGACCAAAACCAAGAGACTACAGATTCAAATTGAACAAAGCTCTTAAGAGATTAGCAAAAAAATCTGTTTTATCTCAAAAAATGAGAGACAACAGCATTAAAGTTTTAGAAGATATGAGCTTTGCAGCTCCTAAGACTAAAGATTTTATCAATGTATTAAGTGCATTGGAACTTAACGGTAAAAAATCTTTATTCGTTCTTCCTGAAGCTAACAAGAATGTGTATTTATCTTCAAGAAACTTACCTAAAACTAAAGTAATGAACTTCAACGAGATCAGTTCTTACGACCTAGTAAACGCAGGTGAAATTATTTTCTTCGAAGGTGCAGTTGAAAAATTCCAGGAAAATTTAAAGAAATAA
- the rplW gene encoding 50S ribosomal protein L23, whose product MSVIIKPVISEKANYLTDLRGSYSFLVNTKANKIQIKKAVEEAYGVKVADVNTMIYAPKVSSKYTKKGLQVGKTNKLKKAVIKLAEGEVIDIFAVN is encoded by the coding sequence ATGTCAGTTATTATTAAACCAGTTATCTCAGAAAAGGCTAATTACCTTACAGATTTAAGAGGTTCTTATTCTTTCTTAGTAAACACTAAGGCGAATAAAATCCAAATCAAAAAAGCTGTTGAAGAAGCTTATGGTGTAAAAGTAGCAGACGTTAACACAATGATTTATGCTCCGAAGGTTTCTTCGAAATACACTAAAAAAGGTCTTCAAGTAGGAAAGACAAACAAATTGAAAAAAGCGGTAATCAAACTTGCTGAAGGTGAGGTTATCGATATTTTTGCTGTAAATTAA
- the rplB gene encoding 50S ribosomal protein L2, which produces MSVRKLKPITPGQRFRVVNNFEEITTNKPEKSLTVGIKKSGGRNQTGKMTMRYTGGGHKKKYRIIDFKRNKANVEATVKSVEYDPNRTAFIALLEYADGEKRYIIAPNGIKVDQKVVSGESVEPNVGNAMKLKNIPLGTVISCVEMKPGQGAILARSAGSSAQLTSRDGKYAIIKLPSGESRMILTECMAMIGSVSNSDHQLTVSGKAGRSRWLGRRPRTRAVVMNPVDHPMGGGEGRSSGGHPRSRNGKPSKGYKTRKKNKVSNRYIVSKRK; this is translated from the coding sequence ATGTCTGTTAGAAAATTAAAACCTATCACCCCGGGACAGAGATTCAGAGTTGTAAACAATTTTGAGGAAATTACTACTAACAAACCAGAGAAATCTCTAACAGTTGGTATTAAAAAGTCAGGTGGACGTAACCAAACAGGTAAAATGACCATGCGTTACACCGGAGGTGGACACAAAAAGAAATACAGAATTATTGACTTCAAAAGAAACAAAGCAAACGTTGAAGCAACTGTAAAATCTGTAGAATACGATCCAAACAGAACTGCATTTATCGCTTTATTAGAGTACGCAGACGGAGAGAAGAGATATATCATCGCTCCAAACGGTATCAAAGTAGATCAGAAAGTAGTTTCAGGTGAAAGCGTAGAACCAAACGTAGGTAACGCAATGAAATTGAAAAATATTCCATTGGGTACTGTAATTTCTTGTGTTGAAATGAAGCCTGGTCAAGGTGCAATTTTAGCAAGAAGTGCTGGTTCTTCAGCTCAATTAACTTCAAGAGACGGGAAATATGCAATCATCAAATTGCCTTCAGGAGAATCTAGAATGATCCTTACTGAATGTATGGCAATGATTGGTTCAGTTTCTAACTCAGATCACCAATTAACTGTATCAGGTAAAGCTGGTAGAAGCAGATGGTTAGGTAGAAGACCAAGAACAAGAGCGGTAGTAATGAACCCAGTAGATCACCCAATGGGTGGTGGTGAAGGACGTTCTTCTGGAGGTCACCCAAGATCTAGAAACGGTAAACCATCTAAAGGTTACAAAACTAGAAAGAAAAACAAAGTGTCTAACCGTTACATCGTATCTAAAAGAAAATAA
- the rpsS gene encoding 30S ribosomal protein S19: MARSLKKGPFIHHTLDKKVQANIESGKKTVIKTWSRASMISPDFVGQTIAVHNGKSFIPVYVTENMVGHKLGEFSPTRSFRGHGGNKNKGSR, translated from the coding sequence ATGGCAAGATCACTTAAGAAAGGACCGTTCATTCATCATACTTTAGATAAGAAGGTTCAGGCAAATATAGAGTCTGGTAAGAAGACAGTTATCAAAACTTGGTCTAGAGCATCTATGATCTCTCCGGACTTCGTAGGACAAACTATTGCTGTACACAACGGGAAATCTTTTATCCCGGTTTATGTTACAGAAAACATGGTTGGTCACAAGTTAGGCGAATTTTCTCCAACAAGATCTTTCAGAGGTCATGGTGGTAACAAAAACAAAGGTAGCAGATAA
- the rplV gene encoding 50S ribosomal protein L22 translates to MGSRKRESALARKLTNQDVVKALHNDCPSSPRKMRLVADIIRGVEVEKALSILKYSKKDASNKLEKVLLSAMANWQTKNEGADIEEANLIVKEIFVDSARQLKRLRPAPQGRGYRIRKRSNHITLILGTKEK, encoded by the coding sequence ATGGGATCAAGAAAAAGAGAAAGTGCATTAGCACGTAAATTAACAAATCAGGATGTAGTAAAAGCATTACATAATGATTGCCCGTCTTCTCCAAGAAAAATGAGATTAGTAGCTGATATCATCAGAGGAGTAGAAGTAGAAAAAGCTTTAAGCATTCTAAAATATTCTAAAAAAGATGCGTCAAACAAGTTGGAGAAAGTTTTACTTTCTGCAATGGCAAACTGGCAAACTAAAAACGAAGGTGCTGATATTGAAGAAGCAAACCTTATCGTTAAAGAAATTTTTGTAGACAGTGCAAGACAATTGAAGAGACTAAGACCAGCTCCACAAGGTAGAGGGTATAGAATCAGAAAAAGATCAAACCACATTACACTAATCTTAGGTACAAAAGAAAAATAA
- the rpsC gene encoding 30S ribosomal protein S3, translating into MGQKTNPIGNRLGIIRGWDSNWFGGNDYGDRIAEDYKIRRYLEARLSKGGISKIYIERTLKLVTVTITTARPGLIIGKGGQEVDKLKEELKKLTGKDIQINIFEIKRPELDAVLVADSIAKQIENRISYRRAVKMAMAGTMRMGAEGIKVQISGRLNGAEMARSESFKEGRIPLSTFRADIDYHIGEALTQYGKLGVKVWIMKGEVYGKRELSPLVGQQKKGPAGGGNRERGDRDNRKPRRNNNN; encoded by the coding sequence ATGGGACAGAAGACAAATCCAATTGGTAACAGATTAGGTATCATCAGAGGATGGGATTCTAACTGGTTTGGCGGAAACGACTATGGAGACAGAATCGCGGAAGACTACAAAATCAGAAGATACCTTGAAGCAAGATTATCTAAAGGTGGTATTTCAAAAATTTATATTGAGAGAACACTTAAATTAGTAACAGTTACAATCACTACTGCAAGACCAGGACTTATCATCGGTAAAGGAGGTCAGGAAGTTGATAAATTGAAAGAAGAATTGAAGAAACTTACAGGTAAGGATATTCAAATCAATATTTTCGAAATCAAAAGACCTGAACTAGATGCTGTATTAGTTGCTGATAGTATCGCTAAGCAAATTGAAAACAGAATCTCTTACAGAAGAGCTGTTAAAATGGCTATGGCTGGTACAATGAGAATGGGTGCAGAAGGTATCAAAGTTCAAATCTCAGGAAGATTGAATGGAGCAGAAATGGCAAGAAGCGAATCCTTCAAAGAAGGAAGAATTCCATTGTCTACTTTCAGAGCAGATATCGATTATCATATCGGTGAAGCATTAACTCAGTACGGTAAGTTAGGAGTTAAAGTTTGGATCATGAAAGGAGAAGTTTACGGTAAAAGAGAACTTTCTCCACTAGTGGGACAACAGAAGAAAGGACCTGCAGGAGGAGGAAACAGAGAGAGAGGAGACAGAGACAACAGAAAACCAAGAAGAAACAATAATAATTAA
- the rplP gene encoding 50S ribosomal protein L16, with protein sequence MLQPKRTKFRRVHKMKMKGIAQRGNQLAYGTFGIKATEGAWITARQIEAARIAATRYMKREGQLWIKIFPDKPITKKPAEVRMGKGKGAVEYWVAVVKPGKIMFEVGGVPYEVAKEALRLAAQKLPVVTKFVVANDFVKPL encoded by the coding sequence ATGTTACAACCAAAAAGAACCAAATTCCGTAGAGTTCATAAGATGAAGATGAAGGGGATTGCTCAGAGAGGTAATCAACTTGCTTATGGAACTTTCGGAATCAAAGCAACAGAAGGTGCTTGGATCACTGCAAGACAAATTGAAGCTGCGCGTATCGCTGCGACAAGATATATGAAGAGAGAAGGTCAACTATGGATCAAGATCTTCCCGGATAAGCCAATTACTAAAAAGCCTGCGGAAGTACGTATGGGTAAAGGTAAAGGTGCCGTGGAATATTGGGTAGCTGTAGTAAAACCAGGTAAAATTATGTTCGAAGTAGGAGGTGTTCCTTACGAAGTAGCGAAAGAAGCTCTTAGACTTGCTGCACAGAAATTACCAGTAGTTACTAAATTTGTAGTTGCTAACGATTTTGTTAAACCTCTATAA
- the rpmC gene encoding 50S ribosomal protein L29 — translation MKKADIKNLSAGDIQTQLTEAKAQYQKLKLAHKISPIENPIQIRDLRKTIARLNTELTNKQ, via the coding sequence ATGAAAAAAGCTGATATTAAAAATTTAAGCGCGGGAGATATTCAAACTCAGTTGACTGAAGCTAAAGCTCAATACCAAAAATTGAAATTGGCTCACAAAATCAGCCCAATTGAAAACCCGATTCAAATCAGAGATTTGAGAAAGACAATCGCAAGATTAAACACAGAGTTAACTAACAAACAATAA
- the rpsQ gene encoding 30S ribosomal protein S17 — MDRNLRKERIGVVSSNKMEKTIVVSETMRIKHPMYGKFVLKTKKYTAHDENNECNEGDTVLIQETRPLSKNKRWRLVRIIEKAK; from the coding sequence ATGGATAGAAATTTAAGAAAAGAAAGAATCGGAGTGGTTTCCAGCAATAAAATGGAAAAAACCATTGTTGTTAGTGAAACGATGAGAATTAAACACCCGATGTACGGTAAATTCGTATTAAAAACGAAAAAATATACTGCACACGACGAGAACAACGAATGCAACGAAGGAGATACAGTTTTGATCCAAGAAACTAGACCTTTGAGCAAGAATAAGAGATGGAGATTAGTAAGAATCATTGAAAAAGCTAAGTAA
- the rplN gene encoding 50S ribosomal protein L14, with amino-acid sequence MLQTESRLKVADNTGAKEVLVIRVLGGTRRRYASVGDKIVVTIKDSTPSGNAKKGQVSKAVVVRTKKAVRRKDGSYIKFEDNACVLLNAAGEMRGTRVFGPVARELRDKEYMKIISLAPEVL; translated from the coding sequence ATGTTACAAACAGAATCAAGATTAAAAGTTGCTGATAACACAGGTGCTAAAGAAGTATTGGTTATCAGAGTTCTGGGAGGAACCAGAAGAAGATATGCTTCAGTTGGTGATAAAATCGTTGTTACTATCAAAGATTCTACACCATCAGGAAACGCTAAAAAAGGTCAGGTATCTAAAGCTGTAGTAGTAAGAACTAAAAAAGCAGTGAGAAGAAAAGATGGTTCATACATCAAATTCGAAGACAATGCTTGTGTATTGCTAAACGCAGCGGGAGAAATGAGAGGAACACGTGTTTTCGGACCAGTTGCTCGTGAGTTGAGAGACAAAGAATATATGAAAATCATTTCATTAGCTCCTGAAGTACTTTAA
- the rplX gene encoding 50S ribosomal protein L24: protein MSKLKIKRGDNVIVTTGKKGLKGSTGEVIEVIKKEGRDPRVVVAGLNIIKKHVKPSASNPQGGIVEREASIHISNVALVGKDGKAIKVGYKIEGDKKVRINKKTGETL from the coding sequence ATGTCAAAGTTAAAAATAAAAAGAGGAGATAACGTAATCGTAACTACAGGTAAGAAAGGTCTTAAAGGTAGCACTGGTGAAGTTATTGAAGTGATCAAAAAAGAAGGAAGAGACCCTAGAGTAGTTGTTGCAGGACTTAACATCATCAAAAAGCACGTTAAGCCTTCAGCTTCAAATCCTCAAGGAGGAATCGTTGAAAGAGAAGCTTCTATTCATATCTCAAACGTAGCTTTAGTTGGTAAAGACGGAAAAGCTATCAAAGTAGGTTACAAAATCGAAGGAGATAAGAAAGTAAGAATCAACAAAAAAACGGGTGAAACTTTATAA
- the rplE gene encoding 50S ribosomal protein L5 — translation MEYIARPKKAYKETIVPAMMEEFGYKSVMQVPKLEKIILSQGLGDATADKKIIDYAVEELTNITGQKAVGTISKKDEAAFKLRKGMPVGAKVTLRADKMYEFLDRLTSSALPRIRDFSGIKADGFDGRGNYNLGITEQIIFPEIVIDKVKKIQGMDITFVTTAKTDKEAKALLTHFGLPFKKN, via the coding sequence ATGGAATATATAGCAAGACCCAAAAAAGCATATAAAGAAACGATTGTTCCTGCAATGATGGAAGAATTCGGGTACAAATCAGTAATGCAAGTACCTAAATTGGAAAAAATCATCCTATCTCAAGGTTTAGGAGATGCTACTGCAGACAAGAAAATCATTGATTATGCTGTTGAAGAATTAACGAACATCACTGGTCAGAAGGCTGTAGGTACTATCTCTAAGAAAGACGAAGCTGCTTTCAAATTGAGAAAAGGTATGCCTGTAGGTGCTAAAGTTACTCTTAGAGCTGATAAAATGTATGAGTTCTTAGACAGATTAACTTCTTCTGCATTGCCACGTATTAGAGATTTCTCTGGTATTAAAGCTGACGGATTTGATGGTAGAGGTAACTATAACTTAGGTATCACTGAGCAGATCATCTTCCCTGAGATCGTAATCGACAAAGTGAAAAAAATCCAAGGGATGGACATCACTTTCGTTACTACAGCGAAAACAGATAAAGAAGCAAAAGCATTATTAACTCACTTCGGTTTACCATTTAAAAAGAACTAA
- the rpsN gene encoding 30S ribosomal protein S14 has protein sequence MAKESMKARERKREALVAKYAAKRQALKEAGDYEGLQKLPKNASPVRLHNRCKLTGRPRGYMRTFGISRVTFREMANNGLIPGVKKASW, from the coding sequence ATGGCTAAAGAATCAATGAAAGCGCGTGAGCGCAAAAGAGAAGCACTAGTTGCTAAATACGCTGCTAAAAGACAAGCTCTTAAAGAAGCTGGTGATTACGAAGGACTTCAAAAATTGCCTAAAAATGCTTCTCCTGTAAGATTACACAACAGATGTAAACTAACAGGTAGACCAAGAGGGTACATGAGAACGTTCGGTATTTCCAGAGTAACTTTCAGAGAAATGGCAAACAACGGTCTTATCCCGGGAGTTAAAAAAGCTAGTTGGTAA
- the rpsH gene encoding 30S ribosomal protein S8, producing MVTDPISDFLTRVRNAQSAGHKVVEIPASKIKKEITKILFDQGYILNYKFEDSAVQGTIKIALKYDKQTNKPAIKSIQRASRPGLRQYKGSAELPRVLNGLGISIISTSKGVMTDKKAREEKVGGEVICYVY from the coding sequence ATGGTAACAGATCCAATTTCAGATTTCCTAACAAGAGTAAGGAACGCACAAAGCGCAGGCCACAAAGTGGTGGAAATTCCTGCATCGAAAATCAAAAAGGAGATTACTAAGATCTTATTTGATCAAGGGTATATCTTAAACTACAAGTTTGAAGATAGCGCTGTTCAAGGAACGATCAAAATCGCTTTGAAGTACGATAAGCAAACTAACAAACCGGCTATTAAGTCTATCCAAAGAGCTTCTAGACCAGGTTTGAGACAGTACAAAGGTTCAGCTGAACTTCCAAGAGTACTAAACGGTTTGGGTATTTCTATCATCTCTACTTCTAAAGGAGTAATGACTGACAAGAAAGCTAGAGAAGAAAAAGTAGGTGGTGAAGTAATCTGCTATGTTTATTAA
- the rplF gene encoding 50S ribosomal protein L6 yields MSRIGKAIITIPAGVTITENNGVVTVKGAKGELSQELTAGITIEQKDGELNVNRPSDAKQHKALHGLYRALINNMIVGVSQGFEKKLELVGVGYRASHAGQKLELALGFSHGIVLELPNEVKVDTLTEKGKNPIITLTSHDNQLLGMVAAKIRSFRKPEPYKGKGVRFVGEIVRRKAGKSA; encoded by the coding sequence ATGTCAAGAATTGGTAAAGCAATTATAACAATTCCAGCAGGAGTTACAATCACTGAAAACAACGGTGTAGTAACTGTAAAAGGAGCTAAAGGAGAACTTTCTCAGGAGCTTACTGCAGGAATTACTATAGAACAGAAAGATGGAGAACTGAACGTAAACAGACCATCTGATGCTAAACAACACAAAGCGCTTCACGGTTTATACAGAGCGTTAATCAACAACATGATTGTTGGTGTTTCTCAAGGTTTCGAAAAGAAACTGGAACTAGTAGGGGTAGGATACAGAGCTTCACACGCAGGTCAAAAACTTGAATTGGCTTTAGGATTCTCTCACGGTATCGTACTAGAGCTTCCAAACGAAGTGAAAGTAGATACATTGACTGAAAAAGGTAAAAACCCAATTATTACTTTAACGTCTCACGACAACCAACTTCTAGGGATGGTAGCTGCAAAGATCCGTTCTTTCAGAAAGCCTGAGCCATACAAAGGAAAAGGTGTAAGATTCGTAGGAGAAATTGTTAGACGTAAAGCTGGTAAATCTGCTTAA
- the rplR gene encoding 50S ribosomal protein L18 → MALSKLEKRIRIKRRVRGKISGSSELPRLSVYKSNKEIYAQLIDDNSGKTLASASSREKGVDANGTKTEVSAAVGKAIATKAIAAGIENIVFDRNGFVYHGRVKALADGAREGGLKF, encoded by the coding sequence ATGGCATTAAGTAAATTAGAAAAAAGAATAAGAATCAAAAGAAGAGTAAGAGGGAAAATCTCCGGATCTTCTGAATTGCCAAGATTATCTGTATACAAAAGTAATAAGGAAATTTACGCTCAGTTAATCGACGATAACAGTGGAAAAACTTTAGCTTCTGCTTCTTCTAGAGAGAAAGGAGTTGATGCTAACGGAACTAAAACTGAAGTTTCTGCTGCTGTAGGTAAAGCTATCGCTACTAAAGCTATCGCTGCAGGAATTGAAAATATTGTATTTGATAGAAACGGTTTCGTATACCATGGAAGAGTAAAAGCTCTAGCTGATGGTGCGAGAGAAGGTGGACTTAAATTCTAA
- the rpsE gene encoding 30S ribosomal protein S5: MLGLDNIERVKPGGLELKDRLVAVNRVTKVTKGGRAFGFSAIVVVGNEDGVIGYGLGKSKEVASAIAKAVEDAKKNLVKVPVMNHTIPHQTTARYGGADIFLRPASHGTGLIAGGAVRAVLESAGIHDILSKSKGSSNPHNVVKATFKALLDIRRPEEIARMRGVSLTKVFNG; encoded by the coding sequence ATGTTAGGACTAGATAATATAGAAAGAGTAAAACCGGGAGGATTAGAACTTAAAGATCGTCTCGTAGCTGTTAACAGAGTAACAAAAGTAACTAAAGGAGGTAGAGCTTTCGGATTCTCTGCTATCGTAGTTGTAGGTAACGAAGATGGAGTGATTGGTTACGGATTAGGAAAATCTAAAGAGGTTGCTTCTGCAATTGCTAAAGCAGTTGAAGACGCTAAGAAAAACCTTGTGAAAGTTCCTGTAATGAACCACACAATTCCTCACCAAACTACTGCTAGATACGGAGGTGCAGATATCTTCTTAAGACCTGCTTCTCACGGTACAGGACTTATCGCCGGAGGTGCGGTAAGAGCGGTACTTGAATCTGCTGGTATTCACGATATCCTTTCAAAATCTAAAGGATCTTCAAACCCTCACAACGTGGTGAAAGCTACTTTCAAAGCGTTATTGGATATCAGAAGACCTGAAGAAATTGCTAGAATGAGAGGAGTTTCTCTAACTAAAGTGTTTAACGGTTAA
- the rpmD gene encoding 50S ribosomal protein L30, which yields MATIKVKQVRSAIGRTKTQKRTLEALGFKKLHQVVEHEATPSILGMIAAVSHLLEVQK from the coding sequence ATGGCAACAATCAAAGTAAAGCAAGTAAGAAGCGCTATTGGAAGAACAAAAACCCAAAAGAGAACGCTTGAAGCATTAGGATTTAAGAAACTTCACCAAGTTGTAGAACACGAAGCTACTCCTTCTATCTTAGGAATGATAGCTGCAGTTAGTCATTTACTTGAAGTTCAAAAATAA
- the rplO gene encoding 50S ribosomal protein L15: MNLNNIKPAAGSTFNSKRIGRGQGSGKGGTATKGHKGQKARAGYSQKIGFEGGQMPLQRRLPKFGFKNVNRKEFRGINLDTIQTLIENKSITGDITREVMIENGLITKNELVKIMGRGELKSAVSISADKFTKSAEELIAKAGGKAITL, translated from the coding sequence ATGAATTTAAATAACATAAAACCTGCTGCAGGATCTACTTTCAATTCAAAAAGAATTGGTAGAGGTCAAGGTAGTGGAAAAGGAGGTACTGCTACAAAAGGACATAAAGGACAGAAAGCAAGAGCTGGTTATTCTCAGAAGATCGGTTTTGAAGGAGGTCAGATGCCTTTACAAAGAAGATTACCGAAATTCGGATTCAAAAACGTAAACAGAAAAGAGTTTAGAGGAATTAACCTTGATACAATCCAAACTTTAATCGAGAATAAATCTATCACTGGAGATATTACAAGAGAAGTAATGATTGAGAACGGATTAATTACTAAAAACGAATTAGTGAAAATTATGGGTAGAGGAGAGTTGAAATCTGCGGTTTCAATCTCTGCTGACAAATTCACTAAATCTGCTGAAGAGCTTATTGCTAAAGCAGGTGGAAAAGCAATTACCTTATAA
- the secY gene encoding preprotein translocase subunit SecY gives MKEFIQTLKNIWSLKELRDKIIFTLGIILVYRFASYISLPAINLAEVGDLLEHYKNQGGNKQGAGLLGLLSSFTGGAFSHASVMALGIMPYISASIIVQLMGMAIPYLQKLQKDGESGRNTLNQITRWLTIGVCLVQAPSYLTSITQLFLPYAQFGSAYYVEPNSIMFWLPSIVILVAGSVFAMWLGEKITDKGIGNGISILIMVGILSRLPEAFVQEMAVQNGKGGMGSIMILIEVIFWMLVVLLAVVLSVAVRKIPIQYVSRAQARGGVNRNLMQGARQWIPLKVNAAGVMPIIFAQALMFVPGLLTKVDESNTFLAGFKNVFSWQYNVLFALLIIIFSFFYTAITIPVNQMADDLKRNGGLVPKVRPGKDTADYLDDILSKITLPGAIFLSIFAVLPAIVHGSFVQTDAFALFFGGTSLLIMVGVILDTVQQINTYLLNHHYDGLMQSKLSRTTGY, from the coding sequence ATGAAAGAATTTATACAAACATTAAAAAATATTTGGAGCTTAAAGGAACTTAGAGATAAAATTATCTTTACTTTAGGTATTATCCTTGTGTATAGATTCGCATCTTATATCTCTTTACCTGCAATTAACCTTGCAGAAGTGGGAGATCTCTTAGAGCATTATAAAAATCAAGGCGGTAACAAGCAAGGAGCAGGTCTCCTTGGCTTGCTTTCGTCGTTTACGGGGGGAGCTTTCAGCCACGCTTCCGTAATGGCGTTAGGTATCATGCCTTATATTTCTGCTTCTATTATTGTTCAGTTGATGGGGATGGCTATTCCTTATCTTCAGAAACTTCAGAAAGATGGAGAGTCAGGTAGAAATACATTGAATCAAATTACCAGATGGTTAACTATCGGGGTTTGTCTTGTACAGGCACCTTCTTATTTAACTTCTATTACTCAATTATTCTTACCGTATGCTCAGTTCGGATCTGCATATTATGTAGAGCCAAATTCTATTATGTTCTGGTTACCAAGTATTGTTATTTTGGTGGCTGGTTCAGTATTCGCAATGTGGTTAGGTGAGAAAATCACCGACAAAGGTATCGGAAACGGTATTTCTATCCTTATTATGGTAGGAATCCTTTCAAGATTACCAGAAGCATTCGTACAGGAAATGGCAGTGCAGAACGGAAAAGGAGGAATGGGATCTATCATGATCCTTATTGAAGTGATTTTCTGGATGTTGGTTGTTCTATTGGCAGTGGTATTATCCGTTGCTGTTAGAAAAATTCCAATTCAGTATGTTAGCAGAGCTCAAGCAAGAGGAGGTGTAAACAGAAATCTTATGCAAGGAGCAAGACAGTGGATTCCATTGAAAGTTAATGCTGCCGGTGTAATGCCGATTATCTTTGCCCAGGCATTGATGTTCGTACCTGGTTTATTAACAAAAGTAGATGAGTCTAACACTTTTCTTGCAGGTTTCAAGAATGTTTTTAGCTGGCAGTACAATGTATTGTTCGCACTATTAATTATTATCTTCTCATTCTTCTATACTGCGATTACTATTCCTGTAAACCAAATGGCTGATGATTTGAAGAGAAACGGAGGTTTAGTACCGAAAGTAAGACCCGGAAAAGATACCGCTGATTATTTAGATGATATTTTATCAAAAATTACCTTGCCTGGTGCAATATTTTTATCTATCTTTGCAGTCCTTCCGGCAATTGTGCATGGAAGCTTTGTTCAGACAGATGCGTTCGCCCTATTTTTCGGGGGAACATCATTATTGATTATGGTTGGAGTAATTTTAGATACTGTTCAACAGATTAATACATATCTGCTGAACCATCATTATGATGGCTTAATGCAGTCTAAATTATCAAGAACGACTGGATATTAA